Proteins encoded in a region of the Rickettsia tillamookensis genome:
- a CDS encoding OmpW family outer membrane protein — translation MLRIVKKLGIILFVSSISINSFAKSMYDDIDSAPDYDSTPYYENEGSLVFKMRLGGVFSSAKQKGLPTPTSPQPVPVGEVAKNGYGGDASTTIFFNNYLATELSLGFNVLRTKYTSLAAVAHNYGVDNVKLGKNKPIYMIPATVTGQFHIAPYGGIRPYIGIGYHGSYMLTQATGLKIRNGHGAVGQIGVDFYAKDDTLINIDVRQFFLNPKLEYKPNLVGNKTVTSKVKLNPLIVSVGIGFTF, via the coding sequence ATGTTAAGAATAGTGAAAAAATTAGGGATAATTTTGTTTGTATCCAGCATAAGTATTAATAGTTTTGCTAAAAGCATGTATGATGATATAGATTCTGCTCCTGACTATGATAGTACACCATATTACGAAAACGAAGGAAGTTTAGTTTTCAAGATGCGTCTAGGAGGTGTTTTTTCAAGTGCTAAGCAAAAAGGATTACCTACTCCTACCTCTCCTCAACCTGTTCCAGTAGGAGAAGTTGCAAAAAACGGTTATGGGGGTGATGCATCCACTACTATATTCTTTAACAATTATTTAGCTACTGAATTATCGCTTGGCTTTAATGTTTTACGCACTAAATATACATCCCTTGCAGCCGTTGCTCATAATTATGGCGTTGATAATGTCAAACTAGGAAAAAACAAACCTATTTATATGATTCCTGCAACGGTTACCGGACAATTTCATATAGCTCCTTACGGTGGGATAAGACCGTATATAGGCATAGGTTATCACGGTTCTTATATGCTTACGCAAGCTACCGGTCTTAAAATTAGAAATGGACACGGTGCCGTAGGACAAATAGGTGTAGATTTTTATGCTAAAGATGATACTTTAATCAATATTGACGTAAGGCAATTTTTCTTAAATCCTAAACTTGAGTATAAACCGAATTTAGTAGGTAATAAAACCGTGACCTCTAAAGTTAAACTTAATCCTTTAATAGTTTCTGTAGGTATAGGATTTACTTTTTAG
- a CDS encoding porin, which yields MKKLLLAASIICLASAGFAEENPTPVISNSDTEIKLEGFYLFESGYIKQDHLILFDKNVTDNRKKLGFYTEAAFAATISKTINDVIAGAKIVLQPTTRAKTSASYNGSHIFIETSYGKVELGSPVDASAKLRVTGSQVTAGTGGWYRYALLDGQYMRYNGLKPDFDTSASFYLESYSNSFDQINEKTEKARRLNFFTPKMKGFQAGISYTPDTANTGGNKDINNLTLESSGRNGVSVSRTGIKTISLGNGETMTINQNIRDAFSAGLTYEHEISEDADLKLSATGEYGKPARRLVHAKMDGTKVIEVLNTYKLSNLKAYNLGAVFTYGNFSCGASYGNLGKSLTAKEYYKVGRDTYYYNGAVAYGQGPIKTSLEYLKTSRYKNTVDTVSLATEYKIMPGLLPYAEISHFQAKGKPVYYPEAPSKTTRGTVGLIGTKLKF from the coding sequence GTGAAAAAATTATTATTAGCTGCAAGTATTATTTGCCTTGCATCGGCTGGTTTTGCCGAAGAAAATCCAACACCTGTTATTTCTAATTCTGATACTGAAATAAAATTAGAAGGATTCTATTTATTTGAAAGCGGTTATATTAAACAGGATCATTTAATTTTATTTGATAAAAATGTAACTGATAACAGGAAAAAGCTAGGGTTTTACACGGAAGCAGCGTTTGCGGCAACTATTTCTAAAACTATCAATGATGTAATAGCAGGTGCTAAAATAGTGCTTCAGCCTACTACAAGAGCAAAAACCTCCGCAAGTTATAATGGATCACATATCTTTATTGAAACTAGTTATGGTAAAGTAGAATTAGGCTCTCCTGTCGATGCAAGTGCTAAATTGCGTGTTACCGGCTCTCAAGTAACCGCAGGTACCGGAGGATGGTATAGATATGCTCTACTTGATGGTCAATATATGAGGTATAACGGTTTAAAGCCGGATTTCGATACTAGTGCTAGCTTTTATCTTGAATCATACTCAAACTCTTTTGATCAAATCAATGAAAAAACTGAAAAAGCTAGAAGACTCAACTTTTTCACACCTAAAATGAAAGGCTTCCAGGCAGGTATCTCTTATACTCCCGATACTGCTAATACGGGCGGTAACAAAGATATAAATAATTTAACGCTTGAAAGCTCAGGAAGAAACGGAGTTAGTGTTTCTAGAACCGGAATAAAGACGATTTCCTTAGGAAACGGCGAAACTATGACTATAAATCAGAATATTAGAGATGCTTTTTCTGCCGGCTTAACTTATGAACATGAAATTAGCGAAGATGCAGACTTAAAATTATCCGCTACCGGAGAGTATGGTAAGCCTGCTCGTCGTCTTGTTCATGCTAAAATGGACGGAACTAAGGTAATAGAAGTGTTGAACACCTATAAGCTTTCTAATTTAAAAGCATATAATCTTGGAGCCGTATTTACTTATGGTAATTTCTCTTGTGGGGCTTCTTACGGTAATTTAGGTAAAAGCTTAACTGCTAAGGAATACTATAAAGTCGGTCGTGATACCTATTATTACAATGGAGCAGTTGCTTATGGACAAGGACCTATAAAGACAAGTCTTGAATATCTTAAAACTTCAAGATATAAAAACACTGTCGATACTGTAAGCCTCGCTACTGAATATAAGATCATGCCTGGTTTATTACCATATGCTGAAATTTCTCATTTCCAAGCTAAAGGCAAACCTGTATATTACCCTGAAGCACCTAGTAAAACAACACGAGGTACTGTTGGTCTTATAGGTACAAAACTTAAGTTTTAA
- the parC gene encoding DNA topoisomerase IV subunit A: MKEAKIENIDFGNALSERYLAYALSTIMSRSLPDVRDGLKPVHRRLLYAMLQLRLEPNSGYKKCARVVGDVIGKYHPHGDVAVYDTLVRLAQHFSLRYPLIDGQGNFGSIDGDNAAAMRYTESRMTEICTLLMVDIDKDTVDFRPTYDDSDLEPIIMPASFPNLLANGSEGIAVGMATNIPPHNLHELCDALIYLIDHPKAEINDVMNFIKGPDFPTGGIIIDKAEVINAAYTTGRGSFRVRSRWEKEELSYGTYQIVVTEIPYQVQKSKLIEQIAILLKDKKIPLVSNIRDESTDIIRLIIEPRDRSCDPQIVMESLFKLTNLESRIQLNMNVIGSNNVPRVMNILEVLQEFLAHRQNIVTRRSTYLLNKIKHRLEILEGLRIAYLNLDEIIKIIREEDEPKAIMMERFKLTEIQVEAILNTRLRSLRKLEEQEIINEHSNLQKQQAILEEILNNPKELWKIVKKEIKAVQTKFGLNTVIGARRTSFEEVTLTNQVVDITAFITKEPITIICSKMGWVRSLKGHSTDLSTIKYKEGDAEKFIIEAYTTDKILIVSSEGRFFTLLADNISKGKGTGESIKLLVDIGNNDITNILVHKPDQLLLLASSVGKGFLVNSNEVMAQTKTGKQIMNVPDGHTCIACLPVAGDVVACIGESRKLLVFNIDEIPEMKKGQGVTLQKFKNARLLDIKIFNKEDGLGWNNNGKVKLEKNIIAFLGKRGSTGKLPPMGFPKNNRFSS; this comes from the coding sequence ATGAAAGAAGCTAAAATAGAAAATATTGATTTTGGGAATGCGTTATCGGAGCGTTATCTTGCTTATGCGTTATCAACGATTATGTCACGTTCGCTTCCTGACGTACGTGACGGACTTAAGCCTGTACATCGTAGGTTATTATACGCAATGCTACAGCTAAGGCTTGAGCCGAATTCCGGTTATAAGAAATGTGCAAGAGTAGTTGGTGACGTAATCGGTAAATATCATCCGCACGGTGATGTGGCAGTGTATGATACTTTGGTACGCCTTGCTCAACATTTTTCATTACGGTATCCTTTAATTGACGGGCAGGGTAATTTCGGCTCTATCGACGGCGATAATGCAGCGGCTATGCGTTATACCGAATCACGTATGACGGAAATATGTACTTTATTAATGGTGGATATTGATAAAGATACGGTAGATTTTCGCCCTACATATGACGATTCAGATTTAGAACCGATAATAATGCCGGCAAGTTTTCCAAACTTACTAGCTAACGGTTCGGAAGGTATAGCAGTCGGTATGGCAACCAATATACCGCCGCATAATTTACATGAGTTATGTGATGCTCTAATATATTTAATCGACCATCCGAAAGCTGAAATTAATGATGTAATGAATTTTATCAAAGGTCCTGATTTCCCAACCGGCGGCATAATTATTGATAAAGCTGAAGTTATTAATGCTGCATATACTACCGGACGTGGTAGTTTTAGAGTAAGAAGCAGATGGGAAAAAGAGGAGCTAAGTTACGGTACATATCAGATAGTTGTAACCGAGATACCTTACCAAGTTCAGAAATCAAAACTTATAGAACAAATAGCAATATTACTAAAGGATAAAAAAATCCCGCTTGTTAGCAATATTAGAGATGAATCAACAGACATTATTAGGTTGATTATAGAACCAAGAGATCGTAGTTGTGATCCGCAGATAGTTATGGAATCTCTATTCAAGCTAACAAATTTAGAAAGCCGCATTCAGCTAAATATGAATGTGATCGGCAGTAATAACGTGCCAAGAGTAATGAATATTTTAGAGGTTCTACAAGAGTTTTTAGCTCATAGACAAAATATTGTTACTCGTAGGTCAACTTATCTTTTAAACAAAATCAAGCATCGTTTAGAAATTTTAGAAGGGCTTAGAATAGCTTACTTAAATCTTGATGAGATAATTAAAATTATACGTGAAGAAGATGAGCCGAAAGCTATAATGATGGAGCGGTTCAAACTAACTGAAATACAGGTAGAAGCGATATTAAATACCCGTCTTCGCTCGCTACGCAAGCTTGAAGAGCAAGAAATTATTAATGAGCATAGTAATTTGCAGAAGCAGCAAGCTATATTAGAAGAGATTTTAAATAATCCTAAAGAACTGTGGAAAATAGTTAAAAAAGAAATAAAAGCAGTACAAACGAAATTTGGGTTAAATACAGTAATAGGGGCTAGACGTACAAGCTTTGAAGAAGTAACGCTTACAAATCAGGTAGTTGATATAACAGCGTTTATTACTAAAGAGCCTATTACTATTATCTGCTCAAAAATGGGGTGGGTGCGTTCTTTAAAAGGTCATAGCACCGATTTATCAACTATTAAATATAAAGAAGGTGATGCAGAGAAGTTTATTATAGAGGCTTACACGACCGATAAGATACTAATAGTAAGTTCGGAGGGTAGGTTTTTTACTTTGCTTGCCGATAATATTTCTAAAGGTAAAGGAACCGGCGAATCTATAAAGCTACTTGTGGATATAGGCAATAACGATATTACTAATATTTTAGTCCATAAACCTGATCAGCTTTTATTACTTGCAAGTAGTGTAGGTAAGGGGTTTTTAGTTAATTCAAACGAAGTAATGGCTCAAACAAAAACAGGAAAGCAAATTATGAACGTGCCTGATGGTCACACATGTATAGCGTGTTTACCTGTAGCGGGTGACGTTGTTGCTTGTATTGGCGAGAGTCGTAAATTATTGGTATTTAACATAGACGAGATACCGGAAATGAAAAAAGGACAAGGCGTAACTCTGCAAAAATTTAAGAATGCTAGGCTTCTAGATATTAAAATATTCAATAAAGAAGACGGCTTAGGCTGGAATAACAATGGAAAAGTAAAACTTGAGAAAAACATTATTGCATTTTTAGGAAAAAGAGGTAGCACTGGTAAGTTACCTCCTATGGGCTTCCCAAAAAATAATAGATTTTCATCATAA
- the queF gene encoding NADPH-dependent 7-cyano-7-deazaguanine reductase QueF (Catalyzes the NADPH-dependent reduction of 7-cyano-7-deazaguanine (preQ0) to 7-aminomethyl-7-deazaguanine (preQ1) in queuosine biosynthesis) translates to MPLSTSLLGKKSTYKDSYDATLLFKIPRINNRNELRINSNNLPFYGVDIWNTYELSCLNKNGKPWVGVGTFYIPTDSENIVESKSFKLYLNSFNNFVVESIEELERIILQDLSNVTHAKITGRIFPINTKIEFGIPSGKNIDDLDIVCNNYGPPDNSLIEYEDVLVEEEINSNLLKSNCLVTGQPDWGTIVIKYKGKKLKHDSFLKYLISFRNCNEFAEQCAERIFTDIKNAINPDFLSIYIVYTRRGGIDICPYRSTDKSYTLPSDKRFIRQ, encoded by the coding sequence ATGCCTTTATCTACTTCTTTACTTGGTAAAAAAAGTACTTATAAAGATAGTTATGATGCGACTTTATTATTTAAAATTCCACGTATAAATAATCGAAATGAACTTAGAATAAATAGTAATAATCTTCCGTTTTACGGTGTAGATATTTGGAATACATATGAGCTATCTTGTCTTAATAAGAACGGTAAGCCATGGGTTGGAGTAGGCACTTTTTATATACCGACGGATTCTGAAAATATAGTAGAATCAAAATCATTTAAATTATATCTAAATTCTTTTAATAACTTTGTTGTTGAATCAATAGAGGAACTAGAAAGAATCATCTTGCAGGATCTAAGTAATGTTACACACGCTAAAATAACAGGACGTATATTTCCTATAAATACAAAAATAGAATTTGGTATTCCAAGCGGTAAAAATATCGATGATTTAGATATAGTATGCAATAATTACGGTCCGCCCGATAATAGCTTAATTGAGTATGAAGATGTTTTAGTAGAAGAAGAGATTAATTCTAATTTACTAAAATCAAATTGCTTAGTAACCGGTCAACCGGATTGGGGTACAATCGTTATAAAATATAAAGGAAAAAAGTTAAAACATGATTCTTTCCTGAAATATCTAATATCTTTTAGAAATTGTAATGAGTTTGCAGAACAGTGTGCTGAGCGTATTTTTACAGACATTAAAAACGCTATAAATCCTGATTTTCTTTCTATTTATATAGTATATACTAGGCGTGGAGGAATTGATATTTGTCCCTATCGTTCTACCGACAAAAGTTATACTTTACCTAGCGATAAACGATTTATTAGGCAATAA
- the dcd gene encoding dCTP deaminase, protein MAIMSDKWIKEAVINQSMIRPFAEKQVRIHNKEKIISYGLSSYGYDARVSNEFKIFTNINSTTVDPKNFSEYNLVDREVDVCIIPPNSFALGRTIEYFKIPRDVLVICVGKSTYARCGIIVNVTPLEPEWEGHVTLEFSNTTPLPAKIYANEGACQFLFLKGDQICDTSYADRQGKYMKQLGVTLPLT, encoded by the coding sequence ATGGCTATAATGTCAGATAAGTGGATAAAGGAAGCTGTTATAAATCAAAGTATGATAAGGCCCTTTGCGGAAAAGCAGGTAAGAATTCATAATAAAGAAAAGATTATTTCTTACGGCTTATCTTCTTACGGCTATGATGCTAGAGTATCTAATGAATTTAAAATATTCACCAATATAAATTCTACTACGGTTGATCCAAAAAATTTCAGTGAATATAATTTAGTTGATAGAGAAGTAGATGTGTGTATTATTCCACCTAATAGTTTTGCTCTTGGCAGAACTATAGAATATTTTAAAATACCGCGTGATGTATTAGTTATTTGTGTCGGCAAGTCCACTTATGCAAGATGCGGTATAATAGTAAATGTGACTCCGTTAGAACCGGAGTGGGAAGGACATGTAACTTTAGAGTTTTCTAATACTACTCCATTACCTGCTAAAATATATGCAAATGAAGGAGCTTGTCAGTTTTTATTTTTAAAAGGTGATCAAATTTGTGATACTTCATATGCCGATCGCCAAGGAAAATATATGAAACAGTTAGGGGTAACTTTACCGTTAACATAA
- a CDS encoding DMT family transporter, with protein MNDALKTYLTGIGWFLLSLVSSSANDVMSKYLGTRLHSFEVAFFRFFFSSIVLLPFVFYYGKNTLKTSRPFVHILRGLLLFFGMTSWTYGLTIAPVTTATVVSFSIPLFTLILAVFFLNENIIWQRWVVTVVGFIGLVVTLKPHAEDFNPEILYFVLAAISFAMLDIINKKFVIKESMISMLFYSAIVTAIVSLPVASQYWLTPSSFELALLFVLGSSGSLILFFLLKAFSMVDATATAPYRYLELVISAIAAYFIFNEFPDKSTLHGAIIIIPATLFIIYSEKKAMSRKHESQ; from the coding sequence ATGAATGATGCATTAAAAACATATTTAACCGGTATAGGTTGGTTTTTACTTAGTTTAGTAAGTAGTAGTGCCAATGATGTAATGTCTAAATATCTTGGGACTCGTTTACATAGCTTTGAAGTAGCTTTTTTCCGCTTCTTTTTCAGTAGCATAGTTTTACTACCTTTTGTTTTTTATTATGGTAAAAATACCTTAAAAACAAGTCGTCCTTTTGTACATATATTAAGAGGATTATTATTGTTTTTCGGTATGACTTCCTGGACTTACGGTCTTACCATAGCTCCCGTTACTACCGCAACCGTTGTAAGTTTTTCTATCCCTTTGTTTACTTTAATACTTGCCGTATTTTTTCTTAACGAAAATATTATTTGGCAAAGATGGGTAGTTACCGTAGTAGGATTTATAGGGCTTGTTGTTACGCTTAAACCGCATGCCGAGGATTTTAACCCCGAAATTTTGTATTTTGTATTAGCGGCTATTTCATTTGCTATGCTTGATATTATTAATAAAAAATTCGTAATAAAAGAATCGATGATTAGCATGCTATTTTATTCGGCAATAGTAACTGCTATAGTGTCGCTACCTGTAGCCTCGCAATATTGGCTAACTCCTAGTAGTTTTGAATTAGCTTTATTATTTGTACTCGGTAGTAGCGGAAGCTTAATATTATTCTTCCTGCTTAAAGCTTTTTCCATGGTAGATGCAACCGCTACCGCTCCTTATAGATATTTAGAGCTGGTGATTTCGGCAATAGCGGCATATTTCATATTTAATGAGTTTCCCGATAAAAGCACACTTCATGGAGCAATAATAATAATTCCTGCTACCTTATTTATAATATACTCCGAAAAAAAAGCTATGAGTAGAAAACATGAATCGCAGTAA
- a CDS encoding NAD(P)(+) transhydrogenase (Re/Si-specific) subunit beta, whose translation MSLQIIQLLYLVAAVCFILSLKFLSSQKQARLGSTIGILGMAIAVGVTFFLPDFTHKLPIIATILLGGIIGGIIALKISMTAMPQLVAGFHSFVGLAAVFVAYATILAPENFSIGIAGSLPINSLIEISVGVSIGALTFSGSVIAFLKLQGLMKSSPLKFYGQQYICLLTAIILVILVISFIRSENIFLFNLIVFLSLFIGVLLIIPVGGADMPVIVSMLNSYSGFAAAGIGFTLSNSLLIITGALVGSSGAILSYIMCKAMNRSLIKVIFGAFLPTPTGINKDIDDDKVAKTSCPEDAAHLLLNASSVIIVPGYGMAVAQSQHIIKEMVDILERSDINVRFAVHPVAGRMPGHMNVLLAEANIDYEKVLELEEINRDFATTDVVLVIGANDVTNPAAKNDPNSPIYGMPVLDVEKARTILFIKRSMASGYAGIENELFYHDNTFMLFGDAKKVVEEIVKFLNED comes from the coding sequence ATGTCCCTACAAATTATCCAGTTATTATACTTAGTTGCGGCTGTTTGTTTTATTCTGTCGCTAAAGTTTTTATCCTCACAGAAACAAGCACGTTTAGGTAGTACCATAGGTATCTTGGGAATGGCGATAGCAGTCGGCGTTACTTTTTTCCTCCCGGATTTTACTCATAAATTACCCATTATAGCAACCATATTATTAGGCGGTATAATCGGAGGGATTATTGCACTTAAAATCTCCATGACGGCAATGCCTCAATTAGTTGCTGGATTTCACTCTTTTGTTGGTCTTGCTGCGGTATTTGTAGCTTACGCTACGATACTTGCTCCTGAAAATTTTTCTATAGGAATAGCAGGAAGTTTACCGATTAATTCATTAATAGAAATATCAGTAGGCGTCTCTATCGGTGCTTTAACTTTTAGCGGTTCGGTTATAGCTTTTCTAAAACTACAAGGCTTAATGAAAAGTAGCCCGCTAAAATTCTACGGTCAGCAATATATATGCTTATTAACGGCAATAATATTGGTTATTCTAGTAATATCTTTTATTCGTTCAGAAAATATATTTTTATTTAATCTAATAGTCTTTTTATCGCTGTTCATTGGAGTATTACTAATAATACCGGTGGGTGGTGCAGATATGCCTGTTATAGTATCAATGCTAAATTCTTATTCAGGTTTTGCAGCAGCAGGTATAGGCTTTACGCTTAGCAATAGTCTACTCATTATTACCGGAGCATTAGTTGGTAGTAGCGGAGCTATACTTAGCTATATAATGTGCAAAGCGATGAATCGTTCATTAATCAAGGTTATTTTTGGAGCATTTTTACCTACCCCTACCGGAATTAATAAGGATATAGATGACGATAAAGTAGCAAAAACAAGCTGCCCTGAAGATGCGGCACATTTACTACTTAATGCATCATCGGTGATAATTGTTCCCGGTTACGGTATGGCAGTAGCCCAGTCTCAGCATATCATAAAAGAGATGGTTGATATATTAGAACGTTCAGATATTAATGTACGTTTTGCTGTACATCCGGTAGCAGGTAGAATGCCGGGGCATATGAATGTTTTACTTGCAGAAGCTAATATAGATTATGAGAAAGTACTTGAGCTTGAAGAAATTAATAGAGATTTCGCTACCACTGACGTAGTGCTTGTGATTGGGGCAAATGACGTAACTAACCCTGCTGCCAAAAATGATCCGAACAGTCCAATTTACGGTATGCCGGTACTCGATGTCGAAAAAGCACGTACGATTTTGTTTATTAAACGCTCTATGGCATCAGGATATGCAGGTATAGAAAATGAGCTATTTTATCACGATAATACTTTTATGTTATTCGGTGATGCTAAGAAAGTAGTTGAGGAAATAGTTAAGTTTTTAAATGAAGATTAG
- the ctrA gene encoding response regulator transcription factor CtrA encodes MRVLLIEDEPEMANLIELTLASEGIVCDKASVGVEGLRLGKVGGYDLVILDLMLPDINGFEILLRLRAAKIKTPILILSSLTDTDQKITGFSSGADDYLTKPFVREELIARIKAIVRRSKGHAASVFRFDKVSVNLDTRTVEVDGKKVHLTNKEYAILELLILRRGTILTKEMFLNHLYSSVDEPEMKIIDVFICKLRKKLSDAAGGRDYIDTVWGRGYMLKEYDELQQKEILAQGA; translated from the coding sequence ATGAGAGTTTTGTTAATTGAAGACGAGCCAGAAATGGCTAACTTAATTGAGCTAACTTTAGCTTCAGAAGGGATAGTTTGCGATAAAGCTTCAGTTGGTGTGGAAGGTTTAAGACTTGGCAAAGTCGGTGGTTATGATCTGGTGATTTTAGACCTTATGTTACCGGATATTAATGGTTTTGAGATATTATTAAGATTGCGTGCTGCAAAAATAAAAACCCCAATCTTAATTTTATCTAGCTTAACGGATACGGATCAAAAGATTACCGGTTTCTCTTCCGGAGCCGATGATTATTTAACCAAGCCGTTTGTAAGAGAGGAATTAATTGCTAGAATTAAAGCTATAGTTAGACGTTCTAAAGGTCATGCAGCATCAGTATTTAGGTTTGATAAGGTTAGCGTAAACCTAGACACTAGAACTGTAGAAGTTGACGGCAAAAAAGTACATTTGACGAACAAAGAATATGCTATTTTAGAGCTATTAATACTTCGAAGAGGAACTATTTTAACTAAAGAAATGTTCTTAAATCACTTATATAGTAGTGTTGACGAGCCGGAAATGAAAATTATTGACGTATTTATTTGTAAACTTCGTAAAAAGTTAAGTGATGCTGCTGGCGGTAGAGATTATATCGACACTGTATGGGGACGTGGTTATATGCTAAAAGAATATGATGAATTACAACAAAAAGAAATTTTAGCACAAGGAGCATAA
- a CDS encoding cell cycle transcriptional regulator TrcR — protein sequence MNSQKTLPLLPKATAMWLIENTSLTFKQIADFCGIHEFEIKGMADGEVAQSIKGLNPIANGQLTLEEIERCSKDPNANLQISYSPADELMKNQKKQRAKYTPIARRQDKPDAIYWLLSNYSNIQDHQIIKLIGTTKTTIDAIRTRSHWNMNSIRPRDPVLLGICSQIDLNKIVESLKPTQNPTKES from the coding sequence ATGAATTCGCAAAAAACATTACCGCTTCTGCCAAAAGCCACGGCTATGTGGTTAATTGAAAATACTTCTTTAACTTTTAAACAAATTGCCGATTTTTGTGGTATTCATGAATTTGAAATAAAAGGTATGGCTGACGGTGAAGTAGCACAATCTATAAAAGGTTTAAATCCAATTGCAAACGGTCAGTTAACTTTAGAGGAAATTGAGCGTTGCAGTAAAGATCCTAATGCTAATTTACAAATTTCATATAGCCCTGCTGATGAATTGATGAAAAATCAGAAAAAACAGCGTGCTAAATACACTCCTATAGCAAGACGTCAAGATAAACCTGATGCTATATATTGGTTATTGTCTAATTATTCGAATATCCAAGACCATCAAATAATTAAATTAATAGGAACTACTAAAACTACTATAGATGCTATTAGAACTCGTAGCCATTGGAATATGAATTCTATTCGTCCTCGTGATCCCGTATTACTGGGGATCTGTAGTCAAATAGACCTGAATAAAATAGTAGAAAGCCTAAAGCCTACACAAAATCCTACAAAAGAATCATAA
- the secB gene encoding protein-export chaperone SecB yields MSTINTDTNEAMPHISVNAQYIKDLSLENPSAPSSLAALDQRPQIDLSLDINITNLSEENFYEVELNIEAIARNEKYKLFQIELKYAGVFNLINIDSEQHPILLSVHCPAMIFPFARKIIASCTQDAGFQPLMIDPIDFGALYHKKMSEHQN; encoded by the coding sequence ATGAGTACAATAAACACCGATACTAATGAGGCAATGCCGCATATTTCCGTTAATGCACAATATATAAAAGATTTATCTCTTGAGAACCCTTCTGCCCCCTCTTCTCTTGCGGCTTTAGATCAACGTCCTCAAATTGATTTATCTCTAGATATAAATATTACTAATTTATCGGAAGAAAATTTCTATGAAGTAGAGTTAAATATCGAAGCAATTGCAAGAAATGAAAAATATAAATTATTTCAGATAGAATTAAAATATGCCGGAGTATTTAATTTAATTAATATTGATTCTGAACAACATCCGATTTTATTATCTGTTCATTGTCCGGCAATGATATTTCCATTTGCTAGAAAAATTATAGCTAGCTGTACTCAAGATGCAGGATTCCAGCCTTTAATGATTGATCCTATAGATTTTGGTGCCTTATATCATAAGAAAATGTCAGAGCATCAAAACTAA